From the Priestia koreensis genome, one window contains:
- a CDS encoding amino acid ABC transporter ATP-binding protein, with protein MIKVENLHKSFGKLDVLKGISTSIKQGEVVAIIGPSGSGKSTFLRCLNLLEEPTSGHVFINGQDVTNKKVDIMKVRQGVGMVFQHFHLFPHMTVLKNLTYAPNKVKKVAGAEAEKQAMELLEKVGLSAKANEYPNRLSGGQKQRVAIARALAMSPEVMLFDEPTSALDPEMVKEVLDVMKNLAETGMTMAIVTHEMGFAREVADRVLFLDNGQLVEDSPPEEFFVNPKSTRAKEFLEKIL; from the coding sequence GTGATTAAGGTAGAAAACCTCCACAAGTCATTTGGAAAACTAGACGTTTTAAAAGGTATTTCAACATCGATTAAGCAAGGTGAAGTTGTTGCCATCATAGGGCCCTCTGGTTCAGGTAAATCAACGTTTCTTCGCTGCTTGAATTTATTAGAAGAACCAACAAGCGGTCACGTGTTCATCAACGGACAAGACGTGACAAACAAAAAAGTCGACATTATGAAAGTTCGTCAAGGAGTTGGAATGGTATTTCAGCACTTTCATTTGTTTCCACATATGACGGTGTTGAAGAACTTAACGTATGCACCGAACAAAGTGAAAAAAGTAGCGGGAGCGGAAGCTGAAAAGCAAGCGATGGAACTGCTTGAAAAAGTAGGACTATCCGCAAAGGCGAACGAATATCCGAACCGATTGTCAGGCGGGCAAAAGCAGCGCGTGGCAATTGCAAGAGCGCTAGCGATGTCACCAGAAGTCATGTTGTTCGATGAGCCAACATCTGCGCTTGATCCTGAGATGGTCAAAGAAGTGCTAGACGTAATGAAAAACTTAGCGGAAACGGGTATGACGATGGCGATTGTGACCCACGAAATGGGATTTGCGCGTGAAGTCGCAGACCGCGTTTTGTTCCTAGATAATGGTCAGCTCGTGGAAGACAGTCCACCGGAAGAATTTTTCGTCAATCCGAAAAGTACACGTGCCAAAGAGTTTTTAGAGAAAATTTTATAA
- the scpA gene encoding methylmalonyl-CoA mutase: MYKRPTFSSNASSTKAPSSPVKAEAVFQTNENITLQSFYTKEDRQDVNFLPSFPGLAPFLRGPYATMYVNRPWTIRQYAGYSTAEESNAFYRRNLAAGQKGLSIAFDLATHRGYDSDHPRVVGDVGKAGVAVDSILDMNVLFDGIPLDQMSVSMTMNGAVLPIMAFYIVAAEEQGVSLEKLSGTIQNDILKEYMVRNTYIYPPETSMRIIADIFAFTSQHMPKFNSISISGYHMQEAGAPADLELAYTLADGLEYVRTGLKAGIDIDSFAPRLSFFWAIGMNYFMEVAKMRAARVLWSRMIEPFQPKNSKSLALRTHSQTSGWSLTEQDPYNNVVRTCVEALAATMGHTQSLHTNALDEAIALPTDFSARIARNTQLYLQNETGICSVIDPWGGSYYVESLTQSLIERAEEHLKEIEELGGMAKAIETGLPKMRIEEAAARRQAKIDSGAETIIGVNKYRQESTEPLEILDIDNTSVRLKQIERLEELRRTRDEGKVQQALDAITKATETGEGNLLALAVEAARCRASLGEISDAVEKVAKRHKATIRSISGVYSQEFAQKEQIEHVRSLTEDFLEEEGRRPRILVAKMGQDGHDRGAKVIATAFADLGFDVDIGPLFQTPEETALQAVENDVHVVGFSSLAAGHKTLLPKLVEELKKHGREDIVVILGGVIPHKDYEFLYENGASAVFGPGTVIPNAAEKVVEEIKKRLNDETEQDDEASPLD; this comes from the coding sequence ATGTATAAACGACCGACTTTTTCAAGCAATGCTTCTTCTACAAAAGCACCATCTTCACCTGTAAAAGCGGAAGCTGTTTTTCAGACAAACGAAAACATTACGCTTCAGTCTTTCTATACAAAAGAAGATCGTCAGGATGTGAATTTTCTTCCTTCTTTTCCAGGGCTTGCACCGTTTTTACGAGGACCCTATGCCACGATGTATGTGAATCGACCGTGGACGATCAGACAATACGCAGGCTATTCGACAGCAGAAGAAAGCAACGCCTTTTACCGTCGTAATTTAGCAGCGGGTCAAAAAGGTCTTTCCATCGCATTTGATTTGGCTACACACCGCGGCTACGATTCTGATCACCCGCGTGTCGTTGGAGACGTTGGGAAGGCAGGAGTAGCCGTAGATTCTATTCTAGATATGAACGTACTATTTGACGGTATTCCGCTTGATCAAATGTCCGTATCAATGACGATGAACGGCGCTGTATTGCCGATTATGGCTTTTTATATCGTGGCAGCGGAAGAACAAGGTGTTTCACTGGAGAAGCTATCAGGAACGATTCAAAATGATATTTTAAAAGAATACATGGTTCGTAATACGTATATTTATCCTCCTGAGACGTCCATGCGTATCATTGCCGATATTTTTGCATTTACGTCTCAGCACATGCCGAAATTTAATAGCATTAGTATTTCTGGCTATCATATGCAAGAAGCGGGAGCACCTGCTGATCTTGAGCTTGCTTATACGCTTGCAGATGGATTGGAATACGTGCGAACGGGGTTAAAAGCGGGAATTGATATTGATTCCTTTGCGCCGAGGCTTTCGTTTTTCTGGGCGATTGGCATGAATTATTTTATGGAAGTCGCCAAAATGAGAGCGGCACGGGTACTGTGGTCACGAATGATCGAGCCGTTCCAGCCTAAAAATTCAAAATCACTGGCGCTTCGTACACATTCACAAACATCGGGATGGAGCTTAACGGAGCAAGATCCATATAACAACGTCGTTCGCACGTGCGTAGAGGCACTAGCTGCTACGATGGGACATACGCAATCTCTTCATACGAATGCACTTGATGAAGCCATAGCACTGCCAACGGACTTTTCAGCGCGTATTGCGCGAAATACACAGCTCTATTTGCAAAATGAAACGGGGATTTGTAGCGTGATTGACCCTTGGGGTGGATCGTATTACGTGGAGTCTCTCACTCAATCGCTAATTGAGCGCGCAGAAGAGCATTTGAAGGAAATTGAAGAGCTTGGTGGAATGGCAAAAGCGATTGAAACAGGTCTTCCGAAAATGCGAATTGAAGAAGCTGCGGCAAGACGTCAGGCAAAAATCGATTCTGGAGCTGAAACCATTATCGGAGTCAATAAATATCGTCAGGAGTCCACTGAACCACTTGAGATTTTGGACATTGACAATACGTCCGTAAGGTTAAAGCAAATTGAGCGTCTTGAAGAGCTTCGTCGTACACGCGATGAAGGGAAAGTACAGCAGGCGCTAGACGCCATTACAAAAGCAACGGAAACAGGCGAAGGAAACTTACTTGCTTTAGCAGTTGAAGCGGCAAGATGTCGTGCCTCACTTGGTGAAATTTCAGATGCGGTCGAAAAAGTGGCGAAGCGCCATAAAGCGACGATTCGCTCCATTAGCGGCGTCTATAGCCAAGAGTTCGCTCAAAAAGAGCAAATTGAGCACGTTCGCTCTCTTACGGAAGATTTCCTAGAGGAAGAAGGAAGACGACCTCGTATACTAGTTGCAAAAATGGGTCAGGATGGTCATGATCGCGGTGCTAAAGTCATTGCGACTGCTTTTGCGGACTTAGGGTTTGACGTTGATATCGGTCCACTTTTCCAAACACCAGAAGAGACCGCACTGCAAGCGGTTGAAAATGACGTGCACGTCGTAGGGTTCAGCTCGCTAGCTGCTGGGCATAAAACACTCCTGCCAAAGCTTGTTGAAGAGCTTAAAAAGCATGGACGAGAGGACATCGTAGTTATTTTAGGAGGCGTTATTCCTCATAAAGACTATGAGTTTTTGTATGAGAACGGTGCATCAGCGGTATTTGGTCCTGGAACAGTCATTCCGAACGCGGCAGAAAAGGTAGTAGAAGAAATAAAAAAACGATTAAATGACGAGACGGAGCAAGACGATGAAGCGTCGCCACTCGACTAA
- a CDS encoding tripeptidase T, which translates to MINEQRILDLFLELVQIDSETKFETEISKVLTEKFKALGVEVFEDDTTGVTGHGAGNLICTLKGTKEGVDPIYFTSHMDTVVPGKGVKPTLKDGYVVTDGTTILGADDKTGLSAMLEAIQVLKEQNIEHGDIQFIITAGEESGLVGAKALDPALVKAKFGYALDSDGKVGDIIVAAPTQAKVKATIYGKTAHAGVAPEKGVSAITIASKAISKMPLGRIDEETTANIGRFEGGTQTNIVCDRVDILAEARSLIPEKMEAQVQKMKEAFESAASEMGGRAEVEINVMYPGFKFGDGDHVVEVAKRAVANVNRDSRLLHSGGGSDANVIAGFDIPTVNLAVGYEEIHTTNEKMPVEELVKTSELVVAIIKEVAGN; encoded by the coding sequence ATGATTAACGAGCAACGCATTCTTGACTTATTTTTAGAGCTTGTTCAGATTGACTCTGAAACAAAATTTGAAACAGAAATTTCAAAAGTATTAACGGAAAAATTTAAAGCACTTGGTGTCGAAGTATTTGAAGACGATACAACTGGCGTAACAGGACACGGTGCAGGAAACCTTATTTGTACGCTTAAAGGAACAAAAGAAGGGGTAGATCCAATTTACTTCACTTCTCATATGGATACGGTTGTTCCAGGTAAAGGCGTAAAGCCAACCCTAAAAGACGGCTATGTTGTAACAGACGGTACAACGATCCTTGGGGCAGATGACAAAACAGGTCTTTCTGCGATGCTAGAAGCAATTCAAGTACTAAAAGAGCAAAACATCGAGCATGGTGACATTCAGTTCATCATTACTGCTGGTGAAGAGTCAGGATTAGTTGGTGCAAAAGCATTAGATCCTGCACTTGTAAAAGCGAAGTTTGGTTATGCGCTTGATAGTGATGGAAAAGTGGGCGATATCATCGTTGCTGCACCAACACAAGCAAAAGTAAAAGCAACCATCTATGGCAAAACAGCTCACGCTGGGGTAGCACCAGAGAAAGGCGTTTCAGCTATTACGATTGCATCAAAAGCAATTTCCAAAATGCCACTTGGACGCATTGATGAGGAAACAACAGCAAACATCGGACGCTTTGAAGGTGGAACACAAACAAACATCGTGTGTGACCGCGTAGATATTTTAGCAGAAGCGCGTTCGTTAATTCCTGAAAAAATGGAAGCGCAAGTTCAAAAAATGAAAGAAGCATTTGAATCAGCGGCTTCTGAAATGGGTGGACGTGCTGAAGTGGAAATTAACGTGATGTATCCAGGATTTAAGTTTGGTGACGGTGACCACGTAGTAGAAGTAGCAAAACGTGCGGTAGCTAACGTAAATCGTGACTCTCGTCTGCTTCACAGCGGAGGCGGAAGTGATGCGAACGTGATCGCTGGATTTGATATTCCAACCGTTAACTTAGCAGTTGGATACGAAGAAATTCACACAACAAATGAAAAAATGCCTGTAGAAGAATTAGTGAAAACGTCTGAACTAGTCGTTGCAATCATTAAAGAAGTAGCAGGTAACTAA
- a CDS encoding amino acid ABC transporter permease, with amino-acid sequence MKLDFTQIQPSIPYILEGIGVTLKVVAVSAIIGFVLGIVLALFKIGRVKVLTILADIYTSIFRGTPLILQLMIIYFGMPQIVGFKIDAYVAAVIAFGLNSAAYISEIIRAGIGAVDKGQKEAAMALGISYGRMMWSIILPQAFKNILPALMNELISLTKESAVVTVIGIADIMRRSYLVGGDTYAYFEPLLFAGLIYYVMVMILTILGKLVERGLKSSD; translated from the coding sequence ATGAAACTAGATTTTACACAAATACAGCCTTCCATCCCTTATATTTTAGAAGGGATTGGCGTGACGCTAAAAGTTGTAGCAGTATCAGCGATAATAGGATTTGTACTTGGAATTGTATTGGCTCTCTTCAAAATTGGTCGCGTCAAAGTGCTCACGATTTTAGCCGATATTTATACGTCCATCTTTAGAGGAACGCCGCTGATCTTACAGTTAATGATCATTTACTTTGGGATGCCGCAAATTGTTGGATTTAAAATAGACGCGTACGTGGCAGCGGTTATAGCATTCGGGCTAAACTCAGCGGCGTATATATCTGAAATCATCCGTGCAGGGATTGGCGCAGTTGATAAAGGGCAAAAGGAAGCCGCAATGGCGCTTGGTATTTCTTACGGACGTATGATGTGGAGCATTATTCTTCCACAGGCATTTAAAAACATTTTACCGGCGCTCATGAACGAATTAATTTCGTTAACAAAAGAATCGGCTGTCGTAACGGTAATCGGGATTGCCGATATTATGCGCCGTTCGTACTTAGTCGGTGGAGACACGTACGCATACTTTGAGCCGCTGCTTTTTGCAGGCTTGATCTATTACGTAATGGTCATGATTTTAACAATACTCGGTAAATTAGTGGAGAGGGGTTTGAAGAGTAGTGATTAA
- the meaB gene encoding methylmalonyl Co-A mutase-associated GTPase MeaB produces the protein MKRRHSTNQYVEGVKEGSRAWLAKTITLIESNAAKHKDQAQEVLKELYSSTGASIRVGITGVPGAGKSTFIEKFGLYLCEQGHKVAVLAIDPSSSVTGGSILGDKTRMEELSKHPRAFIRPSPSQGTLGGVHRKTRETMLLCEAGGYDVIIIETVGVGQSEFLVKDMVDFFFLLTLTGAGDELQGMKKGIMELVQLICINKADGDNRERARIAKGELETLLHVLAPNDQEWATKVMTCSALYEEQVADVWSVIQQYVLHMKSIGRFEQKRSDQLKQWVRTLINDQLLASFYQHPVSKASLAHAEKELTAGNVTVAEALEDLIEQYEANIVLKYKKEGL, from the coding sequence ATGAAGCGTCGCCACTCGACTAATCAGTATGTAGAAGGCGTGAAGGAAGGAAGTCGTGCTTGGCTTGCCAAGACGATTACGCTTATCGAAAGCAATGCCGCCAAGCATAAGGATCAAGCCCAGGAAGTGTTAAAGGAGCTTTATTCATCAACAGGTGCTTCTATTCGCGTTGGGATTACAGGAGTCCCGGGAGCAGGGAAAAGCACGTTTATTGAAAAGTTTGGTCTATATCTATGTGAGCAAGGACATAAAGTAGCGGTTCTGGCCATTGATCCGAGTAGCTCTGTGACAGGGGGCAGTATTTTAGGGGATAAGACAAGGATGGAAGAGTTATCAAAGCATCCGAGAGCATTTATCCGCCCGTCTCCATCACAAGGAACGCTAGGAGGAGTACACCGAAAAACGCGGGAAACGATGCTACTATGTGAAGCAGGCGGGTACGATGTCATCATCATTGAAACCGTAGGAGTCGGTCAAAGCGAATTTCTAGTGAAGGATATGGTGGATTTCTTTTTCCTGCTTACGTTAACAGGAGCAGGAGACGAGCTTCAAGGAATGAAAAAAGGAATTATGGAGCTTGTCCAGCTGATCTGCATTAACAAAGCGGACGGAGATAACCGTGAGCGCGCCAGAATTGCAAAGGGCGAACTAGAAACGCTTCTTCACGTGTTAGCACCGAATGATCAGGAATGGGCGACGAAGGTGATGACCTGCTCAGCTCTTTACGAGGAGCAGGTTGCAGACGTATGGAGCGTGATTCAGCAGTACGTGTTGCATATGAAAAGCATCGGCCGTTTTGAGCAAAAGCGAAGCGATCAGTTAAAACAGTGGGTACGCACGCTGATTAATGACCAGCTTCTTGCTTCCTTTTATCAGCATCCCGTCTCTAAGGCCTCGCTCGCTCATGCAGAGAAGGAGCTAACAGCAGGGAATGTGACTGTTGCTGAGGCATTAGAAGACTTAATTGAGCAGTATGAAGCGAATATTGTGCTAAAATATAAAAAAGAAGGATTATGA
- a CDS encoding acyl-CoA carboxylase subunit beta — MDIFEKINELYDLRREIELGGGDDKIDKQHEKGKLTARERIDLLVDEGSFVELNPFIEHRCTDFGLDGKKGPGDGVVTGYGKVHGRPIYLFSQDFTVFGGALGEMHAKKIAYVMDLAAKTRVPFIGLNDSGGARIQEGVVSLDGYGQIFYRNAIYSGVFPQISVIMGPCAGGAVYSPAITDFVFMVEKTSQMFITGPKVIETVTGERITSEDLGGAKVHNEISGNAHFSAETEEEVLEKVRLLLSYLPQNNEEQPPHEHTNDDSDYRPDLVEVVPFDTLRPYDVRKVIEQVVDTDSFLEVQKDFAKNLVVGFGRVKGKVVGLVCNQPKVMAGGLDIDSSDKAARFIRFCDSFNIPLITFEDVTGFFPGIKQEHGGIIRHGAKILYAYSEATVPKITVILRKAYGGAYVALNSKSIGADLVYAWPNAEVAVMGPQGAANIIFAQEINTSEDPEVTRANKIEEYRKKFANPYVPAKLGMIDDVIDPRETRMKIIQALEMLQNKHEDRPRKKHGNIPL, encoded by the coding sequence ATGGATATCTTTGAGAAAATTAATGAACTGTATGATCTTCGCCGCGAAATTGAGCTTGGCGGTGGGGACGATAAAATTGATAAGCAGCATGAAAAGGGAAAGCTAACGGCACGTGAACGCATCGATTTATTAGTGGATGAAGGTAGCTTTGTTGAGCTAAATCCGTTCATTGAACATCGCTGTACAGATTTTGGTCTTGATGGAAAGAAAGGACCTGGTGACGGCGTCGTAACGGGATACGGAAAAGTACACGGTCGCCCAATCTATTTATTTTCACAGGATTTTACGGTGTTTGGCGGAGCGCTAGGAGAAATGCATGCAAAGAAAATTGCCTATGTAATGGACCTCGCAGCCAAAACACGCGTACCGTTTATCGGTCTAAACGATTCAGGTGGCGCTCGTATTCAAGAAGGGGTTGTGTCACTGGATGGATATGGCCAAATTTTCTACCGAAACGCGATTTATTCGGGCGTGTTTCCACAAATCTCTGTCATTATGGGACCTTGTGCAGGAGGAGCGGTCTACTCACCGGCTATTACCGACTTCGTATTCATGGTAGAGAAAACGAGTCAGATGTTCATTACGGGTCCAAAAGTAATCGAGACCGTTACAGGTGAGCGCATTACGTCTGAAGATTTAGGCGGTGCAAAGGTTCATAATGAAATTAGCGGGAACGCCCATTTTTCGGCTGAAACAGAAGAAGAAGTGCTAGAAAAGGTACGCTTATTACTAAGTTATCTTCCGCAAAATAATGAGGAGCAACCGCCTCATGAACATACAAATGATGACTCGGACTATCGTCCAGATCTTGTGGAAGTGGTTCCGTTTGATACGCTTCGTCCATACGACGTGCGAAAGGTAATCGAGCAAGTCGTCGACACGGATTCCTTTTTAGAAGTGCAAAAGGATTTTGCGAAAAATCTAGTTGTGGGATTTGGTCGAGTAAAAGGGAAGGTAGTAGGGCTTGTTTGCAATCAGCCGAAGGTGATGGCTGGGGGTTTAGATATTGACTCATCTGATAAAGCAGCGCGCTTTATTCGTTTTTGTGATTCATTCAATATCCCGCTTATTACGTTTGAAGACGTTACGGGATTTTTCCCGGGGATCAAACAAGAGCATGGTGGTATTATTCGTCACGGTGCGAAAATTTTGTACGCTTATTCAGAAGCAACGGTTCCGAAAATTACGGTTATTCTCCGAAAAGCTTACGGAGGTGCTTATGTAGCTCTTAACAGTAAGTCCATTGGAGCAGATCTTGTGTATGCTTGGCCGAATGCCGAAGTAGCGGTTATGGGTCCACAGGGAGCTGCAAACATAATTTTTGCACAAGAAATCAATACTAGTGAAGACCCTGAAGTAACAAGGGCGAATAAGATTGAAGAATATCGCAAAAAGTTTGCAAATCCTTATGTACCTGCTAAACTAGGTATGATAGACGATGTGATCGATCCTCGTGAAACGCGAATGAAAATCATTCAGGCATTAGAAATGCTCCAAAATAAGCACGAAGACCGACCGAGAAAAAAACATGGAAATATTCCGCTTTAA
- a CDS encoding aromatic acid exporter family protein, with protein MKFKIGYRTLKTAIGTALAIMIAQFFDLQFFPSAGIITILCIQVSQKKSLRTATQRFLACSMAIVFSFVFFEGIMYHPVIIGLMLLFFIPTTVLLNVKEGIVTSSVIILHIYSLQNMTWKIVFNELGLIVIGIGVALVMNLYMPSLDRDMKKYQAKIEENFKRVFEEMVSYLRTNESNWSGEEITETAQLLERAKALAFRDIENHLVQQENYYYHYFRIREKQFEIIERMLPHITSIDSMVEQRYMIADFIEELGLSIHPGNTAKLFLAKLYQLREEFQSMELPKTREEFEARAELLHFLKEMEQYLIIKKSLKV; from the coding sequence ATGAAATTTAAAATTGGTTATCGAACGCTGAAAACAGCTATTGGAACCGCACTAGCAATTATGATTGCGCAATTTTTTGATCTGCAATTTTTCCCTTCCGCAGGTATTATTACGATTCTTTGCATTCAAGTATCACAGAAAAAATCACTTCGTACCGCCACACAGCGTTTCCTTGCCTGTTCAATGGCGATCGTCTTCTCGTTTGTCTTCTTTGAAGGGATTATGTATCACCCTGTTATTATTGGGCTCATGCTTTTATTCTTCATTCCAACGACCGTGCTGTTAAATGTAAAAGAAGGGATTGTCACGAGTTCCGTTATTATTTTACATATTTATTCGTTGCAAAACATGACATGGAAAATCGTATTCAACGAGCTAGGACTCATTGTCATTGGGATCGGTGTCGCGCTCGTTATGAACCTTTACATGCCAAGCTTGGACCGGGATATGAAAAAATATCAGGCGAAGATTGAAGAAAATTTCAAGCGTGTGTTTGAAGAAATGGTGTCCTATTTACGAACAAATGAGAGCAACTGGAGCGGGGAGGAAATTACGGAAACAGCTCAATTGCTTGAAAGAGCAAAAGCACTGGCCTTTCGCGACATTGAAAATCACCTTGTTCAGCAGGAGAACTACTATTATCATTATTTCCGCATTCGTGAAAAACAGTTCGAGATTATAGAGCGCATGCTTCCACACATCACGTCCATTGATTCTATGGTTGAACAGCGCTATATGATTGCTGACTTTATTGAAGAACTGGGCTTATCGATTCATCCAGGAAATACGGCGAAGCTATTTTTAGCGAAACTGTATCAGCTACGAGAGGAATTCCAAAGCATGGAGCTTCCGAAAACAAGAGAAGAGTTTGAGGCAAGAGCCGAGCTTCTTCACTTTTTAAAAGAAATGGAACAGTATTTAATTATTAAAAAATCACTGAAAGTATAG
- a CDS encoding L,D-transpeptidase, with the protein MKTALFLLTFILSPVWPLAATPGDPSIIVNKETNEGIFVQEGKIIQQFTVATGESAELTPEGEFTVTVKAKNPYYRRKNIPGGDPENPLGTRWMGFDARGTDGRIYGLHGTNRESSIGQYVTQGCIRLHKDALEALYEKIPLGTKVIITSSPYPLDAIARQKGMIK; encoded by the coding sequence ATGAAAACGGCTCTTTTTCTTTTAACTTTTATACTGTCACCAGTATGGCCACTAGCCGCTACGCCTGGTGATCCGTCCATTATCGTGAATAAGGAAACAAATGAGGGTATTTTTGTACAAGAGGGAAAAATTATTCAGCAATTTACCGTCGCAACAGGAGAATCAGCTGAATTAACACCAGAAGGGGAATTTACGGTAACGGTGAAGGCTAAAAATCCGTATTACAGACGTAAAAACATCCCTGGTGGAGATCCGGAAAATCCATTAGGAACAAGGTGGATGGGATTTGATGCAAGAGGGACAGATGGACGAATTTACGGACTTCACGGGACAAACCGAGAATCATCGATCGGCCAATATGTAACACAGGGATGTATTCGACTACATAAGGATGCGTTAGAAGCGCTTTATGAGAAAATTCCACTCGGAACAAAGGTTATTATTACTTCCTCTCCTTACCCGCTAGACGCGATCGCCAGACAAAAAGGCATGATAAAATAA
- a CDS encoding transporter substrate-binding domain-containing protein, with product MKKWLSLAVVSMLVVGILAACGTKDEKTSGDGKKVLTMGTSADYKPFEYVDTKNGEEPIGFDIDLANAIAKKLGYEVEVQDMDFGGLIPAIQADQVDFVMAGMTPTEKRKKNVDFTDVYYTAKDVIITPKNSGIKSVDDLKGKTIGVQASSIQEDKAKELNKTTKFKIENRNRIPDIIQEIKSDRFDGAIIEDTVAKGYLDKEKDLTGIVISDDKEDEAGSAIAFPKDSKLTKDFNRVLNEMKENGELDKLIVKWFGGDQ from the coding sequence ATGAAAAAGTGGTTATCGCTTGCAGTAGTGAGCATGTTGGTAGTGGGAATTCTTGCAGCATGTGGAACAAAAGACGAGAAAACGTCAGGAGACGGAAAAAAGGTACTAACGATGGGGACATCAGCAGATTACAAGCCGTTTGAATATGTTGATACAAAAAATGGGGAAGAGCCAATCGGATTTGATATTGACCTAGCGAATGCAATCGCGAAAAAGCTAGGCTATGAAGTAGAAGTGCAGGATATGGATTTCGGCGGATTAATTCCAGCTATTCAAGCAGATCAAGTTGATTTTGTTATGGCGGGAATGACACCGACTGAAAAACGTAAAAAGAACGTTGATTTCACAGACGTTTATTACACAGCAAAAGATGTAATCATTACACCAAAAAACAGTGGAATTAAATCCGTGGACGATTTAAAAGGAAAAACCATTGGCGTACAAGCTTCTTCTATTCAAGAAGACAAAGCAAAAGAGTTAAACAAAACAACGAAGTTCAAAATTGAAAACCGCAACCGTATTCCAGATATTATTCAAGAAATTAAGTCAGATCGTTTTGACGGAGCGATTATTGAAGATACAGTAGCGAAGGGCTATTTAGATAAAGAAAAAGATTTAACAGGCATTGTCATCAGTGATGATAAAGAAGATGAAGCAGGATCTGCAATTGCATTTCCAAAAGACAGTAAGTTAACAAAAGACTTTAACCGCGTGCTAAATGAAATGAAAGAAAACGGTGAGTTAGATAAGCTAATCGTAAAATGGTTTGGCGGAGATCAATAA
- a CDS encoding BrxA/BrxB family bacilliredoxin, which produces MGFNLDFNLFMNDVVKQARQEITAAGYTELTTATDVEDAFAQKGTTLVMVNSVCGCAGGIARPAASHAIHYDKRPDQLVTVFAGQDKEATARAREFFEGYPPSSPSFALLKDGKIITMVERHEIEGHDPMAVVSKLQSAFDAHCEEV; this is translated from the coding sequence ATGGGCTTTAACTTAGATTTTAATTTGTTCATGAATGACGTAGTTAAACAAGCGCGCCAAGAAATTACGGCAGCAGGATATACAGAACTAACAACGGCTACAGATGTAGAAGATGCGTTTGCACAAAAAGGTACAACACTTGTAATGGTGAACTCTGTGTGCGGATGTGCGGGAGGCATTGCTCGTCCAGCAGCATCACACGCGATTCATTATGATAAACGTCCAGATCAGCTTGTAACGGTATTTGCTGGTCAGGATAAAGAAGCGACAGCACGTGCGCGTGAATTTTTTGAAGGCTATCCACCGTCTTCACCATCTTTTGCTCTATTAAAAGATGGGAAAATCATTACGATGGTTGAACGTCATGAAATTGAAGGACACGATCCAATGGCTGTCGTATCCAAACTACAGTCTGCATTTGACGCACACTGTGAAGAAGTGTAA
- the prli42 gene encoding stressosome-associated protein Prli42, whose translation MSNKKVQKIVVFLMLAVMLLTTLLTGLAMWI comes from the coding sequence ATGTCGAATAAAAAAGTACAAAAAATTGTTGTATTCCTCATGCTCGCCGTAATGCTTCTTACGACCCTTTTAACCGGTCTTGCAATGTGGATATAA
- the mce gene encoding methylmalonyl-CoA epimerase produces MVEKVDHIGIAVQSIESALPFYVESLGLTLIGTEVVESQKVKVAFLNAGNVKLELLEPTADNSPIAAFIAKRGEGIHHIAVGVTSIEERIHELQTNGVKMIDLLPRKGAAGANIAFLHPKSASGVLYELCEKQKEEA; encoded by the coding sequence ATGGTTGAAAAAGTAGATCATATTGGGATTGCCGTTCAATCAATTGAGAGCGCTTTACCGTTTTACGTGGAGTCACTCGGTTTAACATTGATCGGAACAGAAGTGGTGGAATCACAAAAAGTAAAGGTAGCCTTTTTAAATGCTGGAAATGTAAAGCTTGAATTACTAGAGCCAACCGCAGACAATAGCCCGATCGCAGCGTTTATTGCAAAGCGAGGAGAAGGAATTCATCATATTGCGGTTGGCGTGACGTCTATAGAAGAACGAATTCATGAGCTCCAAACCAATGGAGTAAAAATGATTGATTTGTTACCACGAAAAGGGGCAGCTGGTGCTAACATTGCGTTTTTACATCCGAAATCTGCTTCAGGCGTTTTATACGAATTATGCGAAAAGCAGAAGGAGGAAGCGTAA